The sequence AGTCTTTTCTTCGGTCCCCATCGCTGCTCCTTGGAAGTCGCATAAAACCTGATTGATTATCCCGGCCAGTATCGCACTTCACAACCCTTGTTCCGTTCGGATACCGGATCTGGCAGGCGTCCGTCAGGATTTTCAGGCGACGTCAAATGCGGTCATCGAACGCAGGGCCTCGAGGCGTGAATCGATTTCATCGCGGGTCAGGCGGGCGACCCGTTCGGTGCCGAATTCCTCGACGTTGTACGAGGCCAGCACGGTTCCATAGCCCATGGCCTTGCGCAGCGCCCCCTCGTCGATCGTTTCGCATTCGCCGTCGAGGTAGCCGAGGAATCCGCCGGCGAAGCTGTCGCCGGCGCCGGTCGGGTCGCGCACGTCTTCCAGGGGGAAACCCGGCAGGGCGAAGAATCCACCCGGCGTGAACAGAGCCGCGCCGTACTCGCCCTGCTTGGCGATCACGGCCGAGGGGCCGAGCTCCATCACGGCCCTGGCCGCCCGCGCCAGGTTCGATTCCCCGGTGAGCTGCCGGATCTCGGCGTCGTTGATCAGGACACAGTCGACCTCGGACATCGCCGCGAGCAGCGAGTCCTTGGCGATGTCGATCCAGAGGTTCATCGTGTCGAGACCGGCGAATCCGATGCCGTCGCACTGGGCGCGGACCTGGCGCTGGAGGTCGGGCTGGATGTTGGCCAGGAAGAGCATGTCGGACGACTTCGACGCGTCGGACAGCTTCGGCTCGAAATCGCCGAAAACGTTCAGCTGGGTGTCATCGGTGTGGGCCATGTTGAGGTCGAACTCGTAGTGGCCCTTCCAGAAGAAGGTCTGGGCACCCGCGACCCGCTCGATGTCGTCGGTGATCACACCGCGGTTCCCGAGTACGTCGAGCTCGATCTGGGTGAAGTCGTCGCCGACCGGGCCGACCACGCGGACTTCGGTGAAGAAGCTGGAAGCGAGCGAAAAGTGCACGGCGGAGCCACCGAGCATCTTCGTGCGTTCGCCGAAAGGCGTATGAACGGCGTCGAATGCGATCGAGCCGACAACGGTCAGCGACAAGGTGAGCCCTTTCTAATCGGAGCGGGGATTTACGGCCAGTCGGGGAAGGACATGGCAAAGATCTGGGAATCCTAGAGCGCGGGCGCTGAATTTACCCGTGAGGTGCGAAGATGGCACTGTGAAAGCGATTCAGATAACCGAATTCGGCGGTCCCGAAAAGATGAGCCTGGTCGACCTGCCCGAGCCGGAACCCGCTGACGGCCAGAAGCTCGTGCGAATCTCGCGCACCGGGGTCAACTACGCGGACACCCACGCCACACAGAACGAGTATCTGGCCAAGCAGGAGCTCCCGC is a genomic window of Thermoleophilia bacterium containing:
- a CDS encoding sugar kinase — protein: MSLTVVGSIAFDAVHTPFGERTKMLGGSAVHFSLASSFFTEVRVVGPVGDDFTQIELDVLGNRGVITDDIERVAGAQTFFWKGHYEFDLNMAHTDDTQLNVFGDFEPKLSDASKSSDMLFLANIQPDLQRQVRAQCDGIGFAGLDTMNLWIDIAKDSLLAAMSEVDCVLINDAEIRQLTGESNLARAARAVMELGPSAVIAKQGEYGAALFTPGGFFALPGFPLEDVRDPTGAGDSFAGGFLGYLDGECETIDEGALRKAMGYGTVLASYNVEEFGTERVARLTRDEIDSRLEALRSMTAFDVA